In one Polaribacter sp. ALD11 genomic region, the following are encoded:
- a CDS encoding alpha-amylase family glycosyl hydrolase, translated as MKNILFLFLIATIFSCKEKPSVIKPKKQLTKKEFVWEGANIYFLLTDRFNNGDTSNDINFERTKETGKLRGFEGGDIKGITQKIKEGYFTKLGINAIWMTPVVEQIHGETDEGTGVSYGYHGYWTKDWTSIDPNFGTKEELKELVTIAHKNGIRVLLDAVINHTGPVTDKDPVWPSDWVRTGPECSHDNYENTITCTLVRNLPDIKTESNETVALPPQLVAKWKDEGRYEQELQELDAFFERTGHPRAPRFYIMKWLTDYITEFGIDGYRVDTVKHTEEFVWQEFKAECDVAFTEYKNQNPEKVLDDNNFYLVGEVYNYAISHGKAYSFGDKKVNYFDQAFNSLVNFELKWNVKQMEEKAVFHKYDSILNTELKNYGILNYMTSHDDGQPFDKERQMSYKTATMLFLTPGTAQVYYGDESARNLTIEGTVGDATLRSFMNWNEIQTIEETQKILTHWQKLGQFRANHMAVGAGRHALISEENGLVFSRVRNEDKVVIGINLAEGNKVITVSSVFKDGDIVNDFYSNQSIKVKGGQVAVNSDFDIVLLEKI; from the coding sequence ATGAAAAATATACTTTTCTTATTTTTGATAGCAACTATTTTTAGCTGTAAAGAAAAACCATCAGTGATAAAACCTAAAAAACAACTCACCAAAAAAGAATTCGTTTGGGAAGGAGCAAATATCTATTTCTTGTTAACAGATCGTTTTAATAATGGAGATACTTCAAATGATATCAATTTTGAGAGAACTAAAGAAACGGGGAAATTACGTGGTTTTGAAGGAGGAGATATCAAAGGGATTACTCAAAAAATTAAAGAAGGATATTTTACAAAATTGGGAATTAATGCTATTTGGATGACGCCTGTTGTTGAACAAATTCATGGAGAAACAGATGAAGGAACAGGTGTTTCTTACGGATATCATGGCTATTGGACAAAAGATTGGACTAGTATTGATCCTAACTTTGGAACAAAAGAAGAATTGAAAGAATTGGTTACAATCGCTCATAAAAACGGAATTCGTGTTTTATTAGATGCAGTCATCAATCATACAGGTCCAGTAACAGATAAAGACCCTGTTTGGCCAAGTGATTGGGTAAGAACTGGTCCGGAATGTTCTCATGATAATTATGAAAACACGATTACGTGTACGTTGGTGAGAAATTTACCAGATATTAAAACGGAAAGTAACGAAACAGTTGCATTACCACCTCAATTGGTTGCAAAATGGAAGGATGAAGGACGTTATGAGCAAGAATTACAAGAATTAGATGCTTTTTTTGAACGAACAGGACACCCTAGAGCGCCCCGTTTTTATATTATGAAATGGCTTACAGATTATATTACAGAATTCGGAATTGATGGTTACAGAGTTGATACGGTAAAGCATACAGAAGAATTTGTGTGGCAAGAATTTAAAGCTGAATGTGATGTTGCTTTTACTGAATACAAGAATCAAAATCCAGAAAAAGTGCTAGATGATAACAACTTTTATCTAGTTGGTGAAGTTTATAATTATGCAATTTCTCATGGAAAAGCATATAGTTTTGGTGATAAAAAGGTCAATTATTTTGATCAAGCATTCAATAGTTTGGTCAATTTTGAGCTAAAATGGAATGTGAAGCAAATGGAAGAAAAAGCTGTTTTTCACAAATATGATTCAATTTTAAATACTGAATTAAAAAATTACGGAATTTTAAATTACATGACGTCTCATGATGATGGGCAACCTTTTGACAAAGAAAGACAAATGTCTTACAAAACAGCGACCATGTTGTTTTTAACACCCGGAACTGCTCAGGTTTATTATGGAGACGAATCTGCAAGAAATTTAACAATCGAAGGAACTGTTGGTGATGCAACGTTGCGTTCTTTTATGAATTGGAATGAAATTCAGACCATAGAAGAAACTCAAAAGATCTTAACTCATTGGCAAAAATTAGGTCAGTTTAGAGCAAATCATATGGCAGTAGGCGCAGGAAGACATGCCTTGATTTCAGAAGAAAACGGATTGGTTTTTTCAAGAGTTAGAAATGAAGATAAAGTAGTTATTGGTATAAATTTAGCGGAAGGTAATAAAGTGATTACTGTTTCTTCAGTATTTAAAGATGGAGATATAGTAAATGACTTTTATTCAAATCAATCGATAAAGGTTAAAGGTGGACAAGTAGCTGTAAACTCCGATTTTGATATTGTATTGTTAGAAAAAATATAG
- a CDS encoding alpha-amylase family glycosyl hydrolase gives MRKVCRILPVLILSILIGCSAEKASKNKMEISTSKKKIVVYQVFTRLFGNTNTTNKPWGTIEENGVGKFNDFTDKALAEIKDLGVTHIWYTGVPHHDVIRDYTEFGISNDDPDVVKGRAGSPYAVKDYYNVNPDLAVNVENRLEEFEALIERSHKNHLKVLIDIVPNHVARNYQSLTNPEGTKDFGSDDDTSVVYAVNNNFYYTPNEAFQVPDFLNDYLPLGGEKNPLSDGKFNENPSKWTGNGSRSPKPGFYDWYETVKVNYGVSPEGKKDFDDLPVGFENEGYKKHFAFWQDKTVPNSWVKFRDIALYWIEKGVDGFRYDMAEMVPVEFWSFMNSSIKMKNPNAFLLAEVYNPKMYRAYIKKGKMDYLYDKVQLYDTIKNVMQGKGLTDNIPPIQEDLKDIEHHMLHFLENHDEQRIASPEFAGNALKGKPAMVVSTTISTAPTMVYFGQELGEDGSENAGFGAPSRTSIFDYVAVPALQRWVNNKHFDGGKSTKEELELRGFYKRLLNFTIKSDALMGEYEDIHQYNRKNTEHYNAKVLSFVRYSENEKLIIISNFDDKEIYNFQLKIPSEIIKKWNLKDGIYTVKDKLYNSKSFNLDVKNSIGTIDVKINSLESLILQLQ, from the coding sequence ATGAGAAAAGTATGCCGCATTTTACCTGTTTTAATTTTATCAATATTAATTGGTTGTTCAGCAGAAAAAGCATCAAAAAATAAAATGGAGATTTCAACTTCAAAGAAAAAAATAGTTGTTTATCAGGTTTTTACGCGTTTGTTTGGGAACACAAATACAACCAATAAACCTTGGGGAACTATTGAAGAAAATGGTGTTGGTAAGTTCAACGATTTTACGGACAAAGCCTTAGCTGAAATTAAAGATTTAGGTGTTACTCATATTTGGTACACAGGTGTTCCGCATCATGATGTAATTCGTGATTATACCGAATTTGGTATTTCAAATGATGATCCTGATGTTGTAAAGGGGAGAGCAGGATCGCCGTATGCGGTTAAAGATTATTACAATGTGAATCCGGATTTGGCAGTAAATGTTGAAAATAGATTAGAAGAGTTTGAAGCTTTAATAGAACGTTCTCATAAAAACCATTTGAAAGTACTTATTGATATTGTGCCAAATCACGTTGCAAGAAATTACCAAAGTTTAACAAACCCTGAAGGAACAAAAGATTTTGGTTCAGATGATGATACTTCTGTTGTGTATGCTGTAAATAATAATTTTTATTACACCCCTAATGAAGCATTTCAAGTTCCAGATTTTTTAAATGATTATTTGCCTTTAGGAGGAGAAAAGAATCCTTTATCTGATGGTAAATTTAATGAGAATCCGTCTAAATGGACAGGAAATGGTTCACGTTCTCCAAAGCCAGGTTTTTATGATTGGTATGAAACTGTAAAAGTGAATTATGGAGTTTCTCCTGAAGGAAAAAAAGATTTTGATGATTTGCCTGTAGGTTTTGAAAATGAAGGTTATAAAAAACATTTTGCTTTTTGGCAAGATAAAACAGTGCCAAATTCTTGGGTTAAATTTAGAGATATTGCGTTGTATTGGATAGAGAAAGGAGTGGATGGTTTTAGATATGACATGGCAGAAATGGTGCCTGTGGAGTTTTGGAGTTTTATGAATTCATCCATAAAAATGAAGAATCCGAATGCTTTTTTATTGGCTGAGGTGTACAATCCTAAGATGTATAGAGCGTATATCAAAAAAGGAAAAATGGATTATTTGTATGACAAAGTCCAGTTATACGATACGATTAAAAATGTAATGCAAGGAAAGGGTTTGACAGATAATATTCCGCCAATTCAAGAAGATTTAAAAGATATTGAGCACCATATGTTGCACTTTTTAGAGAATCATGATGAGCAAAGAATTGCGAGCCCAGAATTTGCAGGAAATGCTTTAAAAGGAAAACCTGCAATGGTTGTTTCTACCACAATTTCTACAGCGCCAACGATGGTTTATTTTGGGCAAGAACTTGGTGAAGATGGTTCTGAAAACGCAGGTTTTGGAGCGCCATCTAGAACTTCAATTTTTGATTATGTGGCAGTTCCTGCTTTGCAACGTTGGGTAAATAATAAACATTTTGATGGCGGAAAATCGACCAAAGAGGAATTAGAATTAAGAGGTTTTTATAAACGCTTATTAAATTTTACGATTAAAAGTGATGCTTTAATGGGAGAATATGAAGATATTCATCAATATAATAGAAAAAATACAGAGCATTATAATGCTAAAGTTTTATCTTTTGTTCGCTATTCAGAAAATGAAAAATTAATAATTATATCTAATTTTGATGATAAAGAAATATATAATTTTCAATTAAAAATTCCTTCAGAAATTATAAAAAAATGGAATTTAAAAGATGGAATTTATACTGTAAAAGATAAATTATATAATTCAAAATCGTTCAACTTAGACGTTAAAAATTCAATAGGAACTATAGATGTTAAAATAAATTCTTTAGAATCACTAATTCTTCAACTTCAATAA
- a CDS encoding TIM-barrel domain-containing protein: protein MKNIKILFLFLFISTLSFAQNSNRIFKNASLQKERVLNIEVNDGMYQIQFYNSKIIETFFIPKGEKFNVNSHAVVLEPNAIEIKFNETLSSVEYTSKGISVKIQKKPFQISYFYKGAEITSEKQGYFKSKHIPLELVKGNIVAEETEKIEFNLTSKEVLYGAGARALGMNRRGNRLALYNRAKYGYEAHAELMNFTLPIVISSKKYMLHFDNAPIGYLDLDSKKDNSLTYETISGRKTYQVIVGDSWLDLVNNYTDLTGKQPLPPRWTLGNFSSRFGYHSQKETEATIAKFQEEEIPVDAIILDLYWFGKTVQGTMGNLEVDKDSFPDMKGMIGRLKDKGVKTVLITEPFIVSNSKKWKEAVEKEVLATDTIGNPAKYDFYFGNTGIVDIYKTAGKEWFWNIYKELINLGAKGLWGDLGEPEVLPSWVSFKNKKADEIHNIYGHDWAHLIFEGYKKEFPNERPFILMRAGAAGSQRFGMIPWSGDVNRTWGGLQSQPEIALQMGMQGLGYMHSDLGGFAGANLDDNLYIRWLQYGVFQPIFRPHAQEDVPSEPVYRSDKAKKQAKKSIELRYKLLPYNYNLAFENNQRGTPLMRPIFFEEDDDKLMNNSTTYLWGKDFLITPILKDSVKTKTIYFPKTGNWYNFYTDEKVEGGQTKTIQVEENSIPTYVRGGSFIPMTKLVQTTDNYDGNNLEIHYYFDASAKKSRQKMYNDNGLLSQAFEKGKSEILAFEAEITKRFLNIDFEAESGRYWNSAGKEITLVIHNVNWTPKKIKVDGERKIILVEKKMLRIPFKWNPKENIAVKVSLK, encoded by the coding sequence ATGAAGAACATCAAAATATTATTTTTATTCCTTTTCATCTCAACGTTATCCTTTGCACAAAATTCAAATAGAATTTTTAAAAATGCTTCTTTACAAAAGGAGAGGGTTTTAAATATTGAAGTAAATGATGGGATGTATCAAATTCAATTCTACAATTCAAAAATTATAGAAACGTTTTTTATTCCGAAAGGAGAGAAGTTTAACGTAAATTCTCACGCGGTAGTTTTAGAACCAAATGCAATAGAAATTAAATTTAATGAAACATTAAGTTCTGTGGAGTATACCTCAAAAGGAATATCAGTAAAAATTCAAAAAAAACCTTTTCAAATTTCTTACTTCTATAAAGGAGCAGAAATTACTTCAGAAAAACAAGGGTATTTTAAGTCTAAACATATTCCTTTAGAACTAGTTAAAGGAAATATTGTAGCTGAAGAAACAGAGAAAATAGAGTTTAATTTAACCTCAAAAGAGGTTTTGTATGGAGCAGGCGCAAGGGCTTTAGGCATGAATAGAAGAGGAAATCGTTTAGCGCTGTATAATAGAGCGAAATATGGTTATGAAGCGCATGCAGAATTGATGAACTTTACTTTACCAATTGTAATTTCTTCAAAAAAATACATGCTTCATTTTGACAATGCACCAATTGGGTATTTAGATTTAGATAGTAAAAAGGACAATTCTTTAACCTACGAAACTATTTCTGGCCGTAAAACGTACCAAGTTATTGTTGGTGATTCTTGGTTAGATTTGGTAAATAATTATACAGACTTAACGGGGAAACAACCTTTGCCACCCAGATGGACTCTAGGTAATTTTTCCAGCAGATTTGGGTATCATTCTCAGAAAGAAACGGAAGCTACAATTGCAAAGTTTCAGGAGGAAGAAATTCCTGTAGATGCTATTATTTTAGATTTGTATTGGTTTGGTAAAACGGTACAAGGAACGATGGGGAATTTAGAAGTTGACAAAGATTCTTTTCCTGATATGAAAGGAATGATTGGGCGTTTAAAAGACAAAGGAGTTAAAACAGTTTTAATTACTGAGCCTTTTATAGTATCGAATTCTAAAAAATGGAAAGAAGCAGTAGAGAAAGAAGTTTTAGCAACAGATACTATTGGAAACCCTGCAAAATATGATTTCTATTTTGGAAATACAGGTATTGTGGATATTTACAAAACAGCAGGAAAAGAGTGGTTTTGGAATATTTATAAAGAACTAATTAATCTTGGGGCAAAAGGACTTTGGGGAGATTTAGGAGAGCCAGAAGTATTGCCTTCTTGGGTAAGTTTTAAGAATAAAAAAGCGGATGAAATCCATAATATTTATGGGCATGATTGGGCGCACTTAATTTTTGAAGGATATAAAAAAGAATTTCCTAATGAAAGGCCTTTTATTTTAATGCGTGCTGGTGCAGCGGGTTCGCAAAGATTCGGGATGATACCTTGGTCTGGAGATGTTAATAGAACTTGGGGCGGATTGCAATCGCAACCAGAAATTGCCTTACAAATGGGCATGCAAGGTTTGGGGTATATGCACTCAGATTTAGGCGGATTTGCAGGCGCTAATTTAGATGATAATTTATACATACGTTGGTTGCAGTATGGTGTTTTTCAGCCAATATTTAGACCGCATGCACAAGAAGATGTACCAAGTGAGCCTGTTTATAGAAGTGATAAAGCAAAAAAACAAGCAAAAAAATCGATAGAATTACGCTATAAATTATTGCCTTACAATTACAATTTGGCATTCGAAAATAATCAAAGAGGAACCCCATTAATGCGTCCTATTTTCTTTGAAGAGGACGATGATAAATTAATGAATAACTCAACGACTTATTTATGGGGAAAAGATTTTCTGATTACACCGATTTTGAAAGATTCAGTAAAAACGAAAACAATTTATTTTCCAAAAACGGGGAATTGGTACAATTTTTATACTGATGAAAAAGTAGAAGGAGGACAGACGAAAACAATACAAGTTGAAGAAAACTCAATACCTACTTATGTAAGAGGCGGTTCTTTTATTCCGATGACAAAATTGGTGCAAACAACAGATAATTACGATGGTAATAATTTAGAAATTCATTATTATTTTGATGCTTCTGCAAAGAAAAGTAGGCAAAAAATGTATAATGATAACGGGTTACTTTCGCAAGCTTTCGAAAAAGGGAAGTCAGAAATACTAGCATTTGAAGCTGAAATTACAAAACGTTTCTTAAATATTGATTTTGAAGCTGAATCTGGAAGGTATTGGAATTCAGCGGGTAAAGAAATTACTTTGGTAATACATAACGTAAACTGGACTCCTAAAAAGATAAAAGTAGATGGAGAAAGAAAAATAATTTTGGTAGAAAAAAAGATGCTTAGAATTCCTTTTAAATGGAACCCTAAAGAGAATATAGCCGTGAAAGTATCATTAAAATAA
- a CDS encoding alpha/beta hydrolase — MKNLIILFLILLTFSCKTQKQEVKPKEKNYANITATVLEKAVLASGKLIRVASFPSKNIVPRPVDVWLPENYSSEKKYAVLYMHDGQNLFDATTTWNKQEWMIDEVASKLMKEGIARDFIVVGIHNIPKIRWQDLYPEKAMNFLSKDDKDAIYSEAKKNNFNIDLKGDEYLKFMVEELKPYIDNTYSVHSNKENTFVAGSSMGGLMSMYAVAEYPTTFAGAACFSTHWVGGTPKENNSLPAAIFSYLENNLPAAESHKMYFDYGNKTLDAFYPKYAPKVDSIFKKGGYDALNFQNLFFEGTDHSELSWQKRLDFPLTFLLKK; from the coding sequence ATGAAAAATCTAATCATCCTCTTTTTAATTCTGTTAACATTTTCTTGTAAAACACAAAAACAAGAAGTAAAACCAAAAGAGAAGAACTATGCTAACATAACAGCAACCGTCTTAGAAAAAGCAGTTTTAGCAAGCGGAAAATTAATAAGGGTAGCTTCTTTTCCTTCTAAAAATATTGTGCCAAGACCAGTAGATGTGTGGTTGCCAGAAAATTATTCGTCAGAAAAAAAATATGCAGTTTTATACATGCATGATGGTCAGAATTTATTTGATGCAACTACAACGTGGAATAAACAAGAATGGATGATTGACGAAGTGGCTTCAAAATTAATGAAAGAAGGCATTGCAAGAGACTTTATTGTAGTTGGAATTCATAATATCCCCAAAATTCGTTGGCAAGATTTATATCCAGAAAAAGCAATGAATTTTCTATCAAAAGATGATAAAGATGCAATTTATTCAGAAGCAAAAAAGAACAACTTTAATATTGATTTAAAAGGAGATGAGTATTTGAAATTTATGGTTGAAGAGTTAAAACCATACATAGATAATACCTATTCTGTACATTCAAATAAAGAAAATACTTTTGTTGCAGGTTCCTCAATGGGCGGTTTAATGTCTATGTATGCAGTAGCAGAATATCCAACAACTTTTGCAGGAGCAGCTTGCTTTTCTACACACTGGGTTGGCGGAACACCAAAAGAAAACAATTCTTTACCAGCAGCAATTTTTAGTTATTTAGAAAATAATTTACCAGCTGCGGAATCACACAAGATGTATTTCGATTATGGGAATAAAACCTTGGATGCTTTTTATCCAAAATATGCGCCAAAAGTAGATTCAATCTTTAAAAAAGGAGGATATGATGCTTTAAATTTTCAAAATTTATTTTTTGAAGGAACAGATCATTCAGAATTGTCTTGGCAAAAAAGATTAGATTTTCCATTAACTTTTTTATTGAAAAAATAA
- a CDS encoding glycoside hydrolase family 13 protein, producing MKHIRNIFYSFSIFIFISCSNTENQKNVSEVSISKTSLERVEPPNWWIGFKDTSLQLLVKEDNIGNSEPSISYAGVSIKKVNKANSKNYLFLDLKIDKSTKAGKFDIVFTFKEGTKKTHTYELKSREKSADDYIGFDSSDAIYLITPDRFANADTSNDIGARITKKNETEASVHFLKENTINRADDYARHGGDIKGITNHLAYIDKMGFTAIWSSPLLTNDMPKQSYHGYAITDLYEIDPRFGTLADYRELADVSREKGLKLIMDQVANHCGSEHWWMKDLPFKDWVNHQDNFENKGDLITSNHRRTSNQDIYASKADKKGMSDGWFVSTMPDLNQKNPFMAKYIIQNSIWWIETIGLSGIRQDTYPYPDKQFMSNWAGSIMNEYPNFSIVGEEWSYNPLLIGYWQKGANNKDGYESNLKSTMDFAMQQNVVDALNEEETWDTGLVKMYEGLANDFHYATPKDIMIFPDNHDMSRIFTQLKGDIENTKMALSLYLTLPRIPQIYYGTEILMEDFKNPGDHGLIRTDFPGGFKNDKTNAFTGEGLKPNQKNMQSFLKKLLNFRKDSKAVHEGKTVHFAPFKGTYFLFRILNDEVVVNIINKNEKPISIDLKRYSEIGLEGKTLKNIITGEDFIWKNSIELSEKGSILLTTKY from the coding sequence ATGAAACATATCAGAAACATTTTTTATTCATTCTCTATTTTCATTTTTATTTCTTGTAGCAATACAGAGAACCAAAAAAATGTTTCTGAGGTTTCAATTTCAAAGACTTCTTTAGAAAGAGTAGAGCCGCCAAATTGGTGGATTGGTTTTAAAGATACTTCGCTACAATTGTTGGTAAAGGAAGACAATATAGGAAACTCAGAACCTTCTATTTCTTATGCCGGAGTTTCTATAAAAAAAGTAAACAAAGCAAACAGTAAAAACTATTTGTTTTTAGATTTAAAGATAGATAAATCTACAAAAGCAGGAAAGTTTGATATTGTTTTTACATTTAAAGAGGGCACAAAAAAAACACACACATACGAATTAAAATCAAGAGAAAAATCTGCGGATGATTACATTGGTTTTGATAGTTCTGATGCTATTTATTTAATTACGCCAGATCGTTTTGCAAATGCAGATACTTCAAATGATATTGGAGCTAGAATTACAAAAAAGAATGAAACAGAAGCATCTGTTCACTTTTTAAAAGAAAACACCATTAATAGAGCAGATGATTATGCCAGACACGGTGGCGATATTAAAGGAATTACCAATCATTTAGCATATATAGATAAAATGGGTTTTACGGCAATTTGGTCTAGCCCTTTATTAACAAACGACATGCCAAAACAATCCTATCATGGGTATGCAATTACAGATTTGTATGAAATAGATCCTCGTTTTGGAACCTTAGCCGATTATAGAGAATTGGCGGATGTATCAAGAGAAAAAGGATTGAAGTTAATTATGGATCAGGTAGCGAATCATTGTGGTAGCGAACATTGGTGGATGAAAGATTTGCCTTTTAAAGATTGGGTAAATCATCAAGATAATTTCGAGAATAAAGGCGATTTAATCACTTCAAATCATAGAAGAACTTCAAATCAAGATATCTATGCTTCTAAAGCAGATAAAAAAGGAATGTCGGATGGTTGGTTTGTGTCTACAATGCCAGACTTAAATCAGAAAAACCCTTTTATGGCAAAATACATCATTCAGAATAGTATTTGGTGGATTGAAACCATTGGTTTAAGCGGAATTCGACAAGATACGTATCCGTATCCTGACAAACAATTTATGAGTAATTGGGCAGGTTCAATTATGAATGAATATCCTAATTTTTCTATTGTTGGTGAAGAATGGAGTTACAATCCGTTATTAATTGGTTACTGGCAAAAAGGCGCAAATAATAAAGACGGTTACGAATCTAATTTAAAATCTACCATGGATTTTGCCATGCAACAAAACGTTGTAGACGCTTTAAATGAAGAAGAAACTTGGGATACAGGTTTGGTGAAAATGTATGAAGGTTTGGCAAATGATTTTCATTATGCAACTCCAAAAGATATTATGATTTTTCCGGATAATCATGACATGAGTCGGATTTTTACGCAATTAAAAGGAGATATAGAAAACACCAAAATGGCGTTATCTCTATACTTAACATTGCCTAGAATTCCGCAAATTTATTACGGAACAGAGATTTTGATGGAAGATTTTAAGAACCCTGGAGATCATGGTTTAATTCGTACAGATTTTCCTGGAGGTTTTAAAAATGATAAAACGAATGCTTTTACAGGTGAAGGTTTAAAGCCTAACCAGAAAAATATGCAATCTTTCTTAAAAAAATTACTCAACTTTAGAAAAGATTCAAAAGCAGTTCACGAAGGAAAAACCGTTCATTTTGCACCATTTAAGGGAACGTATTTCTTGTTTAGAATTTTAAATGATGAAGTTGTTGTGAATATCATCAACAAAAATGAAAAACCAATTAGTATTGATTTAAAACGATATTCAGAAATTGGTTTAGAAGGAAAAACGTTGAAAAATATAATTACTGGAGAAGATTTTATTTGGAAAAATTCTATAGAATTATCCGAAAAAGGAAGTATTCTTTTAACTACAAAATATTAA